Part of the Melopsittacus undulatus isolate bMelUnd1 chromosome 12, bMelUnd1.mat.Z, whole genome shotgun sequence genome, GAGCTGACTGAGTACAGCACCTGTAACTTGGGCAAGGGGCCTGGACGTGGCATCATCACCCGCCACAACTTCCAGAAGATCACCAATAAATTTCTCATCATGATCCAAGTGAGTGGATATTATAAGCTGTGTATCTCCAGagacaggtttttctttcatctttatGTAGAGATTACCATGCAGTTTGCCTTTTCGTCTTGAGAAATTTGTCGTCTGTGTGAACAAATCACTGAAAATTGACTGTCCTGGGGAGGGATCCTGCACTGGCTTCTGGCAGAAGTTTCACTTTTCTCTAGAATGTTCTTCTCTAGAAGGCTGGAATAAAAAAGTAAAGATGCTATAACACCCAAACTGAAAAATGGTTATGTTCATCCTGCCCTGCATCTTGAGTAAATTCTTACATAGCTGCATGGGTTCAGGCAGGATTCATCTTTATTCCCCTCTTTTTCTCAGCTTATAAATAGTATCTGTTACCTAGGCATCCAGGAATCCATTTGAAGCTGAACctgaaatgcatatttaaatgcaaatttaaagaatttatGGAGCCATCTGGCCCTTTAAATAGGCCAGtagtgtcctggttttggctgagatgggattaattttcttcttaatagctggtccattgctgtgctttggctttagCATGAGAaagttgataacacactgatgttttagctgttgctgagcaATGCTTACTCTAAAACAATGACGTTTCAGTTTCccatgctctgtcagtgagcAGATGcaacaagaagctgggagggagcacagccagaacagctgaTCTAAGATAgccaaagtggtattccataccaaaGAATGTCACATTTAGTATATAAATTAGGGGGAGCTGGCCAGGAGCCACAGATCACTCCTCAGGTATGGGCTGGGCGTCAGTCAGCAGttggtgagcaattgtgttgtgTATCATctgtctttcttgggttttattcctttctcttttattccttgttattctttatttcaattattaaactgttcttatctcacctcatgggttttacttttttctgatttttcttccccatcccactgagggaaatgagtgagtggctgtgtggtactttattgccagctgggcttaaatcatgaCAAATAAACAGGGAATAATGTAACCCAGTGTGCTTTGTCTCTGAGTGCTATGTTACAAACCTTGGCTGTGAAGGGAGGAAAGGATGGGGCTGACTGTTACTGGAAGGATGAGCAGATTTGTTGCAATTAAAAGTGTTGTTCTTGTTCTAGCGTCTCTTTGGGcgaaaaggaaaggaaagagctAGATTTGATCTCTTCACTTCAGCACCCTTTGGGGGAAAGAACCTGCTGTTCCAGGATGCCACTCAGTACCTACAGCTTCTTGAAGAGCAGCTGGAGATTGCCTATGTCCTTGGTCTGGACTATGTAGCTCTCCTTAAAGGACTAGGCCATGAAGGTGAGAAGTCTTCCAGAGATATGTAgctaaggaaagggaagaaaaagtttgCTTTACATGTTATTCCTCCATGCCAGGCACAAGTGCATAGACCTAAATGTTCCTTAACATAGGTGCATAGGTGACATGATCTCACTCTGCTCCTTTCTTCTAATTCAGGCATCTCTTTGGACAACAGCATTGTGCGCTGGTGCTGCATTAGTGATGCTGAGCTTCACAAATGTGAGGAGTGGGCACTGAGCATCAACTCTTACCCATTGGTCTGTGTCCAAGCAACTTCCATGAccaaatgcattaaaatgatCAAGGTAGGAGACTCCCTCTACTCAGAGGATATGATAAGTGCATGTGTCCTTGCATGAgctgaagcaaaggaaaaccagcttGCATCGTAGAGGAGCTAGTGGGGATGAGAGAGAATTTCCAGCCAGTAGGGAAGTCCAGCTGCTTGGTTACACAATTTGTGCAAAtcctggttttgttattttctatAATGCTGTTGGCAGAGTAGTGAGGCTGATGCAGTCACCCTGGATGCAACACATGTCTACATTGCAGGAAAGTGTGGATTGGTGCCAGTAGCTGCAGAATGTTATGGTAAGTTTTCATGTGACCTTAGCAAGAAGGGAGGGAATCAAAAAAGTACCATTAAAAATATAGTTACATTTGTACAGTTTGTGATGGAAGTAGGAATTAATATATATGTCCAAATACTTTTCCCAGCTCTTTCACTAACTGGCTCTGGCATTTGATCTCCTGTTTGTTTACTGTATCTCTTCTGTAAAACAGACAGAGATGCTGACGTGGCTTGTTGATGGGTTGGTGCTGATTAATAGGAATGACAGCAGCCCCAAGATCCTTAACAGTCATCTCTCCTCTCCAGGGGGAGATTGTGCCCAGGCTGCTGAGAGCATGGGGGAAATGAGGAAGCTAAGTCATCTGAAGCGCAAAGGTAACAGAACAACTTTGAGAAGACAAATGATTTAGATTTTCCTGAAATTGCTTCTGGGATTTATGTCAGAATGTATTCACATGTTGGTTTGGGAAAGAATTTGTTGTGCTTCGTAGGAGGTTTGCAGGAAATGCCAGGCAGCTAGGATGAGAGCTTTGTCCTTAAGCAAACAATGCACATCCAAAACCTAAACTGAAGATATGTGACAGCATgagagggggaagagggggacTGCACCTGTCTGGAATACATAAGTGCCTTGATGTAACTGGTTGTCATTATTTTACAGCACTGCCACCTGTTTATGCTGTTGCTCTAGCTAAGAAAAATGCTAAACAGATTAACATCCATAACCTTAGGGGAAGACGATCCTGCCACAGCCACATGTATAGTCCTGGAGGATGGTTACTTCTTTCCAGATATGCAGTGGGAGCTCTGGAGAATGATACTGAGAGCTGTGATATTGGCTCTGGTAAGGGCTGCTCTTGATTATTTGTTGACTAGACCACGGGAATCTGAAATCCCAAATTTAGGAGTAAAATGGAGACAGGTACATGAGGATTTGACCAGCAAGTGATGATTGTAGTGTCTGGGGGTGttgaagaagctcttcctcTTATCTGACTATATGTGATTCTTTAGCCACCTTCTTGCTAACTGTTGGGATGGAATTCCATTCCTGTCTTGTGTGTGAAGAGACTTTGGAAACACCTTGCCTTAATCTCACCTCAGTTTTCTTTACTCAGTCTACCAGAATTACTTTTGGAAGAGCTGCATGCCAGGAGCAGATGGAAACCTGTGCAAGGTGTGCATTGGAGACGGTGAAGTGGAAGGGGCTCGAGTATCTAGCAGATGTGTTGCAAGCCACAATGAACGTTATTATGGCAATATGGGAGCACTCAGGTAAGATTTTTGTCAGTCAGAAGTGCAGAGCACtagccagaactggcttattATTTTGCTGATGGTTTTCTTTGgaggtttgtggtttttgttttgttaagcaACTGGTTGTATAAACTTTTGCTagcatgtattttgttttggttgcaGTTGCTATGGGATGTTCAGCAAAATGGTAATTTAAAGCAGTCATGAAAACACCTTAAGAGCAAGACAATGCTTTCAAACATGGAAGGCTCAGAGTATTGATACTGACTCGTTAAAGAAAAGGGATGAAAGATAGTTAGAAGGTCAGAAAGCAGAGGTGGTCTGATAAGAAGCAATGGAAGGTACAGGAGGTAGTTAAATAAATGGGAGATAacaaaatggttgaaaacaggcagagaaaaatattaaaggtGAAAGCACGCTTATAAAACATATGTAATGCACTTAGTTGAATTACATTCTCTTTCCTGACTAGGTGCAGGTGATGCTGCATAGACATTGTGCCACATCTTTGACTTGGGAGTTTCTTTAAGGGAtggaagggatttttttaataaacctaTGAATACTGTCCACTAAGATCTATAATGGTATCACTAACTTGTTCCATATAACAACCAAGTAATTACAGATGAGAGGGATACTACAGCTACTCCTGGTTTAGCTTCAGAATACTGTCCAAGTGTCAGTCATAGTGTAGTGGCTGTCTCCAGTAacttcttggttttttttttcttcactagGTGCCTAGTTGGCAATCCCAGTGGAAGGAGCTTCGGAGATGTAGCTTTTTTGGAACATTCTAACCTCCTCCAGAACATAAAGAGTGAGATGCAGATGTTCTCTTTTACTTCAGAATGTTCATGAGTGCCAGTTACTTCTCACACACTTGACCATCACTCATGAGGATCAACTTATATAGGTTTAATCTAGGTCCATGAAGTTGTGTTTGTGACTGGAAAATTGCAAGAACATTCTTGCATGTAGGTCTTCCTGTAAAGCTCAACATTTAGATACCTTTCAGTTTtggagaggaaagaggaagagccACTGAGTGCAAAGAGCAATGTGTGGGTTGGGGGGGTAATAATCCTTGGAGACTGcactaatatttttaaaactcaaagctttaaaaagcaaacaatttttCTCACCAGACCTTCTCCCATAGGCAGCCATAGTGCCATGGACCTGTTGTTTGTAATCAGAGTTTCAACAACAATAATAGCAGATAAGGGCAATGCTGTGGGCACACATAGAGATGTTCTATGGCTTCATCATGACAAAGCAACTCCCTCATATTGTTTCACAGGCCCTTATAGAACAAACAGTCCAAATAGCTTAATAGGTGAAAATACTGcaaattattttgcctttcacAGTTTCTGAAACAATGTTGTTACTACACTGTTAAAACTTCAATTTCCTGAGGGAAATACTGATCTTTGCAACAGTCTAGCAATTGAGTTTTCGTTTCAGTAACTTAAATTCCCTCAATCTCTTGAATGATGCCTACTGTTCCGAATGCGGTTCCTCTTTGTAGAGTTGAAGGAAACCCCCATTTTGTTCAGCCTCAGAAACAGAATGAGGGTTTCTGTTTTAGGCAATCTCAGTAACAGAAGGGACTTTCCTAAGAGAGGAATCTCTAAAACTAAGTGGAGGTATAAGGGCTTGAAACCCACAGGAATTCATGCAGCTATGAATGGTTTGTTTGGGGAAGCAAAGGACATGCAGGCtgaattgctttgttttcagaaagtgaTCTGATTACAGATGAAAATGAAGCATGATAAGCTGTTCATATGCCTTGATACTACTCTATTTGAGAGGTGCAGCTTAAGTTCACGGACCTGTTTCCTCAGTGAAAACACTACCCTGCTCTTTATGCTTTCCTAATAAATGACCATGTGGCTGCATTTGTTTGAACATGTTAACTAAACTCCTTCCTCtcaattttaaacattttgcaTGAAATTCACCCTGTCTTctacttctattttttaaaaggatttgctttcatttcatcttcttttcagATCTGGATATTTCTGGTTGGGCAAAAGGCTATACCCCTATTGACTTTGAACTCTTGTGTCCGGATGGAACACGTGCTGCAGTTACAGAATGGGCAGGCTGTAACCTTGGCCCCATTCCCCCCAGCACAGTCATGACTCGACCGGTCACTGTCACTAAAATCTATGACTTTCTAATGAAATCCCAGGTGAGACAGGTGACTGGGAAAAAGTTAGCATGTTATCACTTGTTATATACAACTGCTGAAAACCCTTTCAAGATCGAATGCTTTTATATCCTAAATTCATTAAGTGTCTTTAGATTCAATATGAATTAAGAATGTATGTAGGAGATTGTGAGAATAATTATTTGGATTCTCTAAAGGGGTACTTTGGCAGCAGTTGCCATTCCCCAGTGGTTATACTTCTGCTGAGAAATAAGGTGCTGCAAAACTGCACCTTTTTGTACACCAGCTAAGCTTTGCTATTTGTGATCCAAGCTGTGAAACgtacttcttttctctttaggAATCTCTGGGAAGCAAATTGAATTCTGAATTCCAACTCTTTCAGTCATGGAAGTATGGTGAAAGTGATCTGCTTTTCAAAGACACTACTCAGTACCTTGTTCGTGCCAGTCACATGAGCTATCAAGAAATCCTTGGAGTGTCTTTCTTCCAGCTGGCAGAATCAGTGTTTAACTGTACACCTGCAGGTAAAGTCAAGTTCTTAGTTTTGAGTTAGAGACAAATCCAAAGCAGGAAGTCTCCTGTGCATAGCTATTGTCCTTTTGTTTAGACCAAATGGAGAAGTATGTTCTACATAATACTGTTAGTAACAGTTTTCCAAGGAGTACTGTGCTTGGAGCTTCTTTAGAGCTCCTATCCAACTATCCTATACGACTCCTATCCAAAAGCACTAAAATTTGAGCTCTGAAAGAATAGAGTAACCAATATGTCTTAGGTATGAGGTTACTGAAATGGGACTGGTTTATTCCCACTCTGAaatttttcccttcagttccAAAGATCAGTTCTGGGAAAAGGGAATACAATGTTCATTTGGATAGACTAAACTTGGGGAAAAGATGAGAAATTTGATATTCAATTCTTGAATTAATCTCAGAATAACTtaattgccttttaaaaaagagCACATTAGAGAATGCAAGATCAAAACCTTTACAAACTTAAGGGattgctttttcattattttccactgaaagCTGTATGAAACATGTACTTAGCTATCACTAAAACTGTCCATGAGCCAGTGTCAAGCTGTTCTGAGACCTGAAACTCTGCACTGAAGTAAATGAAGATTATACAATTAGTGAGACTTCTGTGAGTCTGAGTTAAAGAACTTAAATTCAAAAGGGGAATTTTACCTCCGTTCTGCTGATTTAGTGAACAGTATTTGAAGAATTCgttctttttaaaagctgctaGCATCTTTAAGCACATACTTTCTTACTGGTTTGTAGGCATCTTAGACTTCTGCAAACAGGATATCTGTGCATCTTCGAGGAACTGACAGCTAATAAGAGGCTTTGCAAGGCACATACATCATCGATATTGAAAACAAGGAAAGCTGGAAGTCCAACCTATCCAAAGCAATcagcaagaagcagcagaggcCAATCTGCATAACCTGCACAGAACTAGCATCAGCAATCCTGTACAGCTACTGAGGAGAAATCGGCATTTTTGTAGAAATGGCAGGGCCAATACCATGGACTAAAATACAGACTGTCAGGAATGGCACAGGTTAGTTGGCAGCAGTTTCCCTTGCTCATCTTATaaacaaaagtaaaatcaaCTGACATTTTGGTAGTTGCAGCACTGTCCTCTTCCATCCATGGTTTGGTTACGGCTAGATAGTCCTTTCTGAATACCCATATATGCTGTAAGCTGTATATGTAATTGCTATCAGAAGTagtcttttttgcttttaactgGGAAGAATATAGTTGCTTTTTTTAACCAAGGATTTATAccaataaatcaaaatatttttctctcacaAATTAAGCAGAATTAATCCAGCAGAACTGGATGCTTGCAGCCTTCAGGTGAAGGAAAACAATGGCTATTCATCCTTGTCAGTATCTCCAACCATTACTATTTTAGTACTTTAGCACTTTGAATCTATGATTCAAGTGTCAAAACATGATTTCTGAATTAAACAACATTGGTTTTACAAGCAGGAACTGCCTGAACATTATATGAAACCTTTTGAACAGAATGTATCATATATTCATTTTGCTTGTTGTTGGATAAAGATTTAGAGTATACGGCTTTTCATAGGCAGGGCTTATTTCATGTGCAAAGCCTTCTGGTCCTATGCACCTGAACCAGGCAAGGTTGAGATTTTTTATtagaggggagaggggagaaatcCTTCACCACAAACTTTTCAGTCCTTTTTACATCTATTGCAGTAGTATTAACCTCAGCTAGTAAGAAATGGGATGCAAATAGTGAAGACAGGCCAGCTGCAGTGAAGTCTGTATGTGCCATATAACGCAAAAAACCCATAACTCCTGCCCTCCACCAGAACCAGCAGCGCAAGGCAGCAATACTCAGTTGTAAGATACACTGCCAACCATACATGCTTTTAAAGTTTGTTCTATGCTTAGCTTCTTTCCTGTTGTTTGACTTAAAGTcacccctctcctccccctttTCACTtcctgagaaagaaaaacttttcaCTGTGATCAGCAGCAAGGGTTTAGCTTCAGTGCCTCTTAGCTGAGGCTGTTCTCCCACTTGTCCCATTTTTGACATTGACTAATCAAACAACAGAGAGAGAGGATGCAAGGCCAAAGTCATCTGCctttcagaggaaaaggagagagctACATGGTGAAAAAAGTAAGTCCCAGTATAGTAACAGCAAAATCCTCATAATGTGCAGCAGCCAGCAAGCTGTAGCCTtgaagcagcagaacaggaCGGTGCTTGTTTAAGGTCTCTGAGGtgctcccttcctttctttactGGAGCTTACATGCCATCTGCGGGAGCCACGTAACACTGCACCTCAGCCAGAGAAGGGAGTAAGGGAAACGGGAGAAACGCATCTGCCAGCTTAGTTTTGCCAAGAGCAATGTGAAGCTGAATAGCAGCAAATTGAAAGATCTGGGTTATACATAGAATTTATGGGTTAGAGGGACAGGGATGTTATTAAGCATCTATATCTATGCCAGAAAATAGACCTTTTTGGTGTTCTTAGGCTTCAGCTTTGGTTTAAAAGCACCAGTCTGATGCATTGCACAGGCTGTAGTGCATGAACCACTGGCCTGCTCCAGCCTTGAATCTGTTCTGAACCTAGAAAGATCTGTTTGTACTCTCTTAATACCTTAAGAGATGGATGCTCTCTCAGGGCTAGAATCATGCTTGAACTCCCCCAGGTCTGTTTCTGTTCAGTTGAAGTGTGGGTATGGATGAGACAATACTAGAATTGCTGCTCCATGGCCTCACCAACAGCCCACCCAGTTACTTAACAGAGTTTAACCTCTTTGGAGATTTGACCTCTTCCCCCCAGGTATGCGAGACCTGGACATTCATGCATATTTACTGATACAAGCCTAAACAAGGccttaaaaaaacctgaaaggtTCTCAAAAATTTATTccataaattaaaaacacacacaaaagaaacagtaaaattttAGATTCACACAATAttgaacagaagcaaaatgcCAAAAGCACAATGGAGGCTAATGGCACAAGTGTACAAATTCTCATTGAGCTATTTAACTTGATAGCATCATTACAGACTTTTAATCCACAGCTACCATCCGTATTCTAGAAGAGCACCTGGAACATAATATACCAAAGGCCCACCTCAAATCAAATATGATAAATGAGAACTGCTTGCAGAAAAGCATATTCAGCAAGCAACAGAACTCAAATGTATGCAGCCACAAGGGTAGCCAGGCAAATGATACAACATCCACTAAGTAGCCTCAGCTGCTCCAGTTGTAGCATGAtgaaaatatgatttatttttttgtgaaaagtGATCTTTCTGCCTCCCATAACCGGCACATTTAGCAAAGAGCTGCCTGGCTCTGCAAAACCTACTACTAAGAGACAGGAAGTGGCAAAAGCTTTGCAGTTCTCAAGCTGCTTTAGTCATCAGTCTGTGAGCAACACCTATAGTGTCCTTccataatacaaaaaaaaaagaaatcttcacTGGAGTAGGTTCCCTTTATGAAAAGGAAAGTGTATGTATCCTTTAGATGTATGCAGGACCCCAGAAGATGCATCCTCTACACTTGTTTCTTT contains:
- the LOC101877452 gene encoding melanotransferrin-like, giving the protein MKTVILIVLIIFTLLSSGKKFRWCTLSDLEQRKCAELSKALMAVVPLAAVNSFARISCIRAHNTYDCIDKIRVNKADAASLDAGDVYSAVKLYGLTVVAKEIYDQGNCVFAVAIAKRGTLDIQRLRGVRSCHNGAKWTSGWNIPLGFLLASNDLSWDKAQPLSQAVSEYFNASCIPGVGVAAPQLCALCQGQKSYVRDKNYFCETSSNEPFYDSEGAFRCLKNGVADVAFLDHLTIMSATESEQQEYELLCPDGTTAELTEYSTCNLGKGPGRGIITRHNFQKITNKFLIMIQRLFGRKGKERARFDLFTSAPFGGKNLLFQDATQYLQLLEEQLEIAYVLGLDYVALLKGLGHEGISLDNSIVRWCCISDAELHKCEEWALSINSYPLVCVQATSMTKCIKMIKSSEADAVTLDATHVYIAGKCGLVPVAAECYGGDCAQAAESMGEMRKLSHLKRKALPPVYAVALAKKNAKQINIHNLRGRRSCHSHMYSPGGWLLLSRYAVGALENDTESCDIGSVYQNYFWKSCMPGADGNLCKVCIGDGEVEGARVSSRCVASHNERYYGNMGALRCLVGNPSGRSFGDVAFLEHSNLLQNIKNLDISGWAKGYTPIDFELLCPDGTRAAVTEWAGCNLGPIPPSTVMTRPVTVTKIYDFLMKSQESLGSKLNSEFQLFQSWKYGESDLLFKDTTQYLVRASHMSYQEILGVSFFQLAESVFNCTPAGILDFCKQDICASSRN